In one Streptomyces sp. T12 genomic region, the following are encoded:
- a CDS encoding CoA pyrophosphatase, which translates to MTRASGTQDGPVVLSKDGLPAWLEPVVRVVETVEPLQLSRFLPPESGAGRQSAVLILFGEGERGPELLLMERASSLRSHAGQPSFPGGALDPEDGDPKADGPLRAALREAEEETGLDPGGVQLFGVLPKLYIPVSGFVVTPVLGWWREPSPVDAVDQNETARVFTVPVADLTNPDNRATTVHPSGHRGPAFLVESALVWGFTAGIIDRLLHFSGWERPWDRGKQVPLDWRS; encoded by the coding sequence ATGACGCGCGCGAGTGGTACGCAGGACGGGCCGGTGGTGCTGAGCAAGGACGGGCTGCCGGCCTGGCTGGAGCCGGTGGTGCGGGTCGTGGAGACGGTCGAGCCACTGCAGCTGAGCCGCTTCCTGCCGCCGGAGAGCGGCGCGGGGCGCCAGTCCGCCGTACTGATCCTCTTCGGCGAGGGTGAGCGCGGGCCCGAGCTGCTGCTCATGGAGCGGGCCAGCTCACTGCGTTCGCACGCCGGCCAGCCCTCCTTCCCGGGCGGCGCCCTCGACCCCGAGGACGGTGACCCGAAGGCCGACGGGCCGCTGCGGGCCGCTCTGCGCGAGGCCGAGGAGGAGACCGGGCTCGATCCGGGCGGCGTCCAGCTCTTCGGCGTGCTGCCCAAGCTGTACATCCCGGTCAGCGGCTTCGTCGTGACGCCCGTGCTGGGCTGGTGGCGCGAGCCGAGTCCGGTCGACGCCGTCGATCAGAACGAGACGGCGCGCGTCTTCACCGTCCCCGTGGCGGATCTCACGAATCCGGACAACCGCGCCACGACCGTCCACCCCAGCGGCCACCGAGGTCCGGCATTTCTGGTCGAATCGGCCCTGGTCTGGGGCTTCACGGCCGGGATCATCGACCGTCTGCTCCATTTCTCGGGCTGGGAGCGACCTTGGGACCGGGGGAAGCAGGTCCCGCTCGACTGGCGGTCATGA
- a CDS encoding MarP family serine protease — MNVVDILLLVAALWFAIVGYRQGFVVGILSVIGFLGGGLVAVYLLPVIWDALTDNAEVSTAAAVVAVVVVIICASVGQALTTHLGNKLRRYITWSPARALDATGGALVNVLAMLLVAWLIGSALGQTTLPGMGKEVRSSKVLLGVSEALPDEADTWFKDYTSFLAQNGFPQVFSPFANEPIKEVAPPDPALANSPVATRAQRSIVKVMGTATSCGKVLEGTGFVFADRRVMTNAHVVGGVDEPTVQIGGEGKRYDATVVLYDWERDIAVLDVPNLKAPALQFTATDAESGDSAIIAGFPENGSYDVRAARVRGRLPANGPDIYHRGTVHRDVYSLYATVRQGNSGGPLLTPEGKVYGVVFAKSLDDADTGYALTADEIQEDIVKGRTANQQVDSDSCAL; from the coding sequence GTGAACGTGGTGGACATCCTGTTGCTGGTCGCCGCCTTGTGGTTCGCGATCGTGGGCTATCGCCAGGGCTTCGTCGTCGGCATCCTCTCGGTGATCGGTTTTCTCGGCGGTGGCCTCGTGGCCGTGTACCTCCTTCCGGTCATCTGGGACGCCCTGACCGACAACGCGGAGGTGAGCACGGCCGCCGCCGTGGTCGCGGTCGTCGTCGTCATCATCTGCGCCTCCGTCGGCCAGGCCCTGACCACCCACCTCGGCAACAAGCTGCGCCGTTACATCACTTGGTCCCCGGCCCGCGCCCTGGACGCGACCGGCGGCGCCCTCGTCAACGTCCTCGCCATGCTGCTGGTGGCCTGGCTCATCGGCTCCGCCCTCGGGCAGACCACACTGCCGGGGATGGGCAAGGAGGTCCGCAGCTCCAAGGTGCTGCTGGGCGTTTCCGAGGCCCTGCCCGACGAGGCCGACACCTGGTTCAAGGACTACACCTCGTTCCTGGCGCAGAACGGCTTCCCTCAGGTCTTCAGCCCGTTCGCCAACGAGCCGATCAAGGAGGTCGCGCCGCCCGACCCGGCCCTGGCCAACAGTCCGGTGGCGACCCGCGCCCAGCGCTCCATCGTCAAGGTCATGGGCACGGCGACGAGTTGCGGCAAGGTCCTGGAGGGCACCGGCTTCGTCTTCGCCGACCGCCGCGTCATGACCAACGCCCATGTCGTCGGCGGCGTCGACGAACCCACCGTCCAGATAGGCGGTGAGGGCAAGAGGTACGACGCGACGGTCGTCCTGTACGACTGGGAGCGCGACATCGCCGTGCTCGACGTGCCGAACCTGAAGGCGCCCGCTCTGCAGTTCACGGCGACCGACGCCGAGAGCGGCGACAGCGCGATCATCGCGGGCTTCCCGGAGAACGGCTCGTACGACGTGCGTGCCGCGCGAGTGCGCGGGCGCCTGCCGGCCAACGGCCCGGACATCTATCACCGCGGCACCGTGCACCGTGATGTCTACTCGCTGTACGCGACCGTCCGCCAGGGCAACTCCGGCGGCCCGCTGCTCACGCCCGAGGGCAAGGTGTACGGCGTGGTCTTCGCCAAGTCCCTCGACGACGCCGACACCGGCTACGCGCTCACCGCGGACGAGATCCAGGAGGACATCGTCAAGGGGCGTACCGCCAACCAGCAGGTGGACAGCGACAGCTGCGCGCTCTGA
- a CDS encoding alpha/beta fold hydrolase has product MTDPATPSAQPASVVRLDGPWTHRDVAANGARFHITEMGDGPLVLLLHGFPQFWWTWRHQLVALSDAGFRAVAMDLRGVGGSDRTPRGYDPANLALDITGVIRSLGEPDAALVGHDLGGYLAWTAAVMRPKLVRRLAVASMPHPRRWRSAMLSDVKQTGASSYIWGFQRPWIPERQLTADDGALVGRLVRDWSGPRLPDDEAVETYRRAMCIPSTAHCSIEPYRWMVRSLARPDGIQFNRRMKRPVRVPTLHLHGSLDPVMRTRSAAGSGEYVEAPYRWRLFDGLGHFPHEEDPVAFSTELINWLKDPEPDR; this is encoded by the coding sequence ATGACGGATCCCGCCACCCCTTCGGCCCAACCTGCCTCAGTCGTACGACTGGATGGTCCCTGGACACACAGGGACGTGGCCGCCAATGGTGCGCGCTTCCACATCACGGAGATGGGCGACGGCCCGCTGGTGCTGCTGCTGCACGGCTTCCCGCAGTTCTGGTGGACCTGGCGGCACCAGCTCGTCGCCCTCTCCGACGCGGGCTTCAGGGCCGTCGCGATGGACCTCAGGGGCGTCGGCGGCAGCGACCGTACGCCGCGCGGTTACGACCCGGCCAACCTCGCCCTCGACATCACCGGCGTGATCCGCTCGCTCGGCGAGCCCGATGCCGCACTGGTCGGCCACGACCTGGGCGGATACCTGGCGTGGACGGCGGCCGTGATGCGCCCCAAGCTCGTACGGCGGCTCGCGGTCGCGTCCATGCCGCACCCCCGGCGCTGGCGCTCGGCGATGCTCTCGGACGTCAAGCAGACGGGTGCGAGTTCCTATATCTGGGGGTTTCAGCGGCCCTGGATTCCCGAGCGGCAGCTGACGGCGGACGACGGGGCACTCGTCGGCCGCCTGGTCCGCGACTGGTCGGGCCCGCGCCTGCCGGACGACGAGGCCGTGGAGACGTACCGCCGCGCGATGTGCATCCCGTCGACGGCGCACTGCTCGATCGAGCCGTACCGCTGGATGGTGCGCTCGCTGGCCCGCCCCGACGGCATCCAGTTCAACCGCCGCATGAAGCGACCGGTGCGCGTCCCGACGCTGCACTTGCACGGCTCCCTCGACCCCGTGATGCGCACGCGCAGCGCGGCCGGCTCGGGCGAGTACGTCGAAGCGCCGTACCGCTGGCGGCTGTTCGACGGGCTCGGGCACTTCCCGCACGAGGAAGACCCGGTCGCTTTCTCCACGGAACTGATCAACTGGCTGAAAGACCCCGAACCCGATCGGTGA
- a CDS encoding phage holin family protein, with protein MSAPDGSPVGAERSIGQLFASATTEMSALVHDEIALAKAQLKQDVKRGATSGGAFTLAGAVLVFSLPMLNFALAYGIRTWTDWNLAICFVLSFAANVLVAGVLALIGVVFAKKAKKSKGPQKVAASVKETAGVLQKAKPHPRPAPATRPELEDRAPAAIEAVARSSS; from the coding sequence ATGAGCGCACCCGACGGCAGCCCGGTCGGCGCCGAACGCAGCATCGGCCAGCTGTTCGCCTCGGCGACGACCGAGATGTCGGCACTGGTGCACGACGAGATCGCACTGGCGAAAGCGCAGCTCAAGCAGGACGTCAAGCGCGGCGCGACGAGCGGCGGCGCGTTCACGCTGGCCGGCGCGGTGCTGGTGTTCTCCCTGCCGATGCTGAACTTCGCCCTGGCGTACGGCATTCGGACGTGGACCGACTGGAACCTCGCGATCTGCTTCGTTCTGTCCTTCGCGGCGAACGTCCTCGTCGCCGGGGTCCTCGCGCTGATCGGCGTCGTCTTCGCGAAGAAGGCCAAGAAGAGCAAGGGTCCGCAGAAGGTCGCCGCCTCGGTGAAGGAGACGGCGGGCGTCCTGCAGAAGGCCAAGCCGCATCCCCGTCCGGCCCCGGCGACGAGGCCGGAGCTGGAGGACCGGGCGCCCGCGGCCATCGAGGCTGTGGCACGCTCGTCGTCATGA
- the nhaA gene encoding Na+/H+ antiporter NhaA, producing MAAPRTTTPARKVFGRLSLPERNFVAEALRTETVGGVLLLIAAIAALVWANVPALHDSYESVGHFHLGPEALGLNLSIEHWAADGLLAIFFFVAGIELKRELVAGDLKDPKAAALPVVAALCGMAVPALVYTLTNVTGGGSSAGWAVPTATDIAFALAVLAVIGTSLPSALRAFLLTLAVVDDLFAILIIAIFFTDRINFAALGGAVVGLAVFWLLLRKGVRGWYVYVPLALVIWGLMYNSGVHATIAGVAMGLMLRCTRHEDEPHSPGEHIEHLVRPLSAGLAVPLFALFSAGVAISGSALGDVFAQPETLGVVLGLLVGKTVGIFGGTWLTARFTRASLSDDLEWADVFAVATLAGIGFTVSLLIGELAFEGDAAMTDEIKAAVLVGSLAAATLATVLLKIRNAKYRRMVEAEERDEDADGIPDIYEEDTPEYHLRMAAIHERKAAEHRRIAEEQTAARHALAEVAGGASEEEHRRA from the coding sequence GTGGCCGCGCCCCGCACCACCACCCCCGCCCGCAAGGTCTTCGGACGGCTGTCCCTGCCCGAGCGGAACTTCGTCGCGGAGGCGCTGCGCACCGAGACCGTCGGTGGCGTGCTCCTACTCATCGCCGCGATCGCCGCGCTGGTCTGGGCGAACGTACCCGCACTGCACGACAGCTACGAGAGCGTCGGCCACTTCCACCTCGGCCCCGAGGCCCTCGGCCTGAACCTGTCCATCGAGCACTGGGCCGCCGACGGGCTCCTCGCGATCTTCTTCTTCGTCGCCGGGATCGAGCTCAAGCGTGAGCTGGTCGCCGGCGATCTCAAGGACCCCAAGGCGGCCGCACTGCCGGTCGTGGCCGCGCTGTGCGGGATGGCGGTGCCCGCGCTCGTCTACACGCTGACCAATGTCACCGGGGGTGGTTCGTCGGCGGGCTGGGCCGTCCCGACCGCCACCGACATCGCCTTCGCGCTCGCCGTCCTGGCCGTCATCGGCACCTCCCTGCCCAGCGCCCTGCGCGCCTTCCTGCTCACGCTCGCCGTCGTCGACGACCTCTTCGCGATCCTGATCATCGCGATCTTCTTCACCGACCGGATCAACTTCGCCGCGCTAGGCGGCGCGGTCGTCGGCCTCGCCGTCTTCTGGCTGCTGCTGAGGAAGGGCGTACGGGGGTGGTACGTGTACGTCCCGCTCGCCCTCGTCATCTGGGGGCTGATGTACAACAGCGGCGTCCACGCCACCATCGCCGGCGTGGCGATGGGTCTGATGCTGCGCTGCACTCGGCACGAGGACGAGCCGCACTCCCCCGGTGAGCACATCGAGCACCTCGTACGTCCCCTGTCGGCGGGCCTGGCCGTGCCGCTGTTCGCGCTGTTCAGCGCCGGTGTGGCCATCTCCGGCAGCGCGCTCGGCGATGTGTTCGCCCAGCCGGAGACGCTCGGTGTCGTCCTCGGCCTTCTCGTCGGCAAGACGGTCGGCATCTTCGGCGGTACGTGGCTGACGGCACGTTTCACCAGGGCCTCGCTCAGCGACGACCTGGAGTGGGCGGACGTGTTCGCCGTCGCGACCCTCGCCGGCATCGGCTTCACCGTCTCGCTGCTCATCGGCGAGCTCGCCTTCGAGGGCGACGCCGCGATGACCGACGAGATCAAGGCGGCCGTACTCGTCGGCTCCCTCGCCGCGGCGACCCTGGCGACGGTGCTGCTGAAGATACGGAACGCCAAGTACCGCAGGATGGTCGAGGCCGAGGAGCGCGACGAGGACGCGGACGGCATTCCGGACATCTACGAGGAGGACACGCCGGAGTACCACCTGCGGATGGCCGCCATCCACGAGCGCAAGGCCGCCGAGCACCGCCGTATCGCCGAGGAGCAGACCGCAGCACGCCACGCGCTTGCCGAAGTGGCGGGCGGGGCAAGCGAGGAGGAGCACCGTCGGGCATGA
- the acs gene encoding acetate--CoA ligase — protein MAWDTTDTLGKGDVVSNESLANLLKEERRFAPPADLASDANVTAEAYEQAKADRLGFWAEQARRLTWAKEPTETLDWSNPPFAKWFKDGELNVAYNCVDRHVEAGLGDRVAIHFEGEPGDSRALTYAELKDEVSKAANALLELGVQKGDRVAVYMPMIPETAVAMLACARIGAAHSVVFGGFSADALATRIQDADAKVVITSDGGYRRGKPAALKPAVDEAIGKVDNVEHVLVVRRTGQDVAWDDSRDVWWHEIVERQSAEHTPEAFNAEQPLFILYTSGTTGKPKGILHTSGGYLTQAAYTHHAVFDLKPETDVYWCTADVGWVTGHSYIVYGPLANGATQVMYEGTPDTPHQGRFWEIVQKYGVTILYTAPTAIRTFMKWGDDIPAKFDLSSLRVLGSVGEPINPEAWIWYRKHIGADRTPIVDTWWQTETGAMMISPLPGVTATKPGSAQTPLPGIAATVVDDEANEVPNGGGGYLVLTEPWPSMLRTIWGDDQRFLDTYWSRFEGKYFAGDGAKKDEDGDIWLLGRVDDVMLVSGHNISTTEVESALVSHPSVAEAAVVGAADETTGQAIVAFVILRGTANAEDEGLVNELRGHVGATLGPIAKPKRILPVAELPKTRSGKIMRRLLRDVAENRQLGDVTTLTDSTVMDLIQAKLPAAPSED, from the coding sequence GTGGCCTGGGACACAACGGACACCCTGGGAAAGGGAGATGTCGTGAGCAACGAAAGCCTGGCCAACCTGCTGAAGGAAGAGCGCAGGTTCGCACCCCCCGCCGACCTGGCCTCCGACGCCAATGTCACGGCGGAGGCGTATGAGCAGGCCAAGGCTGACAGGCTCGGCTTCTGGGCCGAGCAGGCCCGTCGGCTGACCTGGGCCAAGGAGCCGACGGAGACGCTGGACTGGTCGAACCCGCCGTTCGCCAAGTGGTTCAAGGACGGCGAGCTGAACGTCGCGTACAACTGCGTGGACCGGCATGTGGAGGCAGGGCTCGGCGACCGGGTCGCCATCCACTTCGAGGGCGAGCCCGGTGACAGCCGCGCCCTCACCTACGCCGAGCTCAAGGACGAGGTCTCCAAGGCCGCCAACGCCCTGCTGGAGCTGGGCGTTCAGAAGGGCGACCGGGTCGCCGTCTACATGCCGATGATCCCCGAGACGGCGGTCGCGATGCTGGCCTGCGCCCGCATCGGCGCCGCGCACTCCGTCGTCTTCGGCGGCTTCTCGGCGGACGCCCTGGCCACCCGTATCCAGGACGCGGACGCCAAGGTCGTCATCACCTCCGACGGCGGCTACCGGCGCGGCAAGCCGGCCGCGCTCAAGCCGGCCGTCGACGAGGCGATCGGCAAGGTGGACAACGTCGAGCACGTGCTCGTCGTACGGCGCACCGGCCAGGACGTCGCCTGGGACGACAGCCGTGACGTGTGGTGGCACGAGATCGTCGAGCGGCAGTCCGCAGAGCACACCCCCGAGGCCTTCAACGCCGAGCAGCCGCTGTTCATCCTCTACACGTCCGGGACGACGGGTAAGCCGAAGGGCATCCTGCACACCTCCGGCGGCTACCTCACGCAGGCCGCGTACACCCACCACGCGGTCTTCGACCTCAAGCCGGAGACCGACGTCTACTGGTGCACCGCCGACGTCGGCTGGGTCACCGGCCACTCGTACATCGTGTACGGGCCGCTGGCGAACGGCGCGACGCAGGTCATGTACGAGGGCACGCCGGACACGCCGCACCAGGGCCGCTTCTGGGAGATCGTGCAGAAGTACGGGGTGACCATCCTGTACACGGCGCCGACCGCGATCCGTACGTTCATGAAGTGGGGCGACGACATCCCCGCGAAGTTCGACCTCAGCAGCCTGCGGGTGCTGGGTTCCGTGGGCGAGCCGATCAACCCCGAGGCGTGGATCTGGTATCGCAAGCACATCGGGGCCGACCGGACGCCGATCGTGGACACCTGGTGGCAGACCGAGACGGGCGCGATGATGATCTCCCCGCTCCCGGGCGTCACCGCGACCAAGCCGGGTTCCGCGCAGACGCCGCTGCCCGGCATCGCCGCGACCGTCGTCGACGACGAGGCGAACGAGGTGCCCAACGGCGGTGGCGGCTACCTGGTCCTGACCGAGCCGTGGCCGTCGATGCTGCGCACCATCTGGGGCGACGACCAGCGGTTCCTCGACACCTACTGGTCACGCTTCGAGGGCAAGTACTTCGCCGGTGACGGGGCGAAGAAGGACGAGGACGGCGACATCTGGCTGCTGGGCCGCGTCGACGACGTCATGCTCGTGTCGGGGCACAACATCTCCACCACGGAGGTCGAGTCGGCCCTGGTCTCCCACCCGTCCGTCGCCGAGGCGGCCGTGGTCGGCGCCGCCGACGAGACCACCGGGCAGGCCATCGTCGCCTTCGTCATCCTGCGCGGCACAGCGAACGCCGAGGACGAGGGCCTCGTCAACGAGCTGCGAGGCCACGTCGGCGCCACCCTCGGCCCGATCGCCAAGCCCAAGCGGATCCTGCCGGTGGCCGAGCTGCCCAAGACCCGCTCCGGCAAGATCATGCGCCGTCTGCTGCGGGACGTCGCCGAGAACCGCCAGCTCGGTGACGTGACGACGCTGACCGACTCGACGGTCATGGACCTCATCCAGGCCAAGCTCCCCGCCGCACCCAGCGAGGACTGA
- a CDS encoding bifunctional SulP family inorganic anion transporter/carbonic anhydrase, whose amino-acid sequence MSACTPTRADDPRRETRIHEPHSPPPARPRRYRIAGADLSASIAVFLIALPLSLGIALATGAPLQAGLVAAAVGGIVAGWLGGSPLQVSGPAAGLTVVTADLIHRYGWRTTCAITVLAGLAQLGLGCLRVARSALAVSPAIVHGMLAGIGVTIAVAQLHIVLGSTPQSAVLDNLRALPAQLANVHPAAVSMSALTLALLLLWPRIPGRVGRLLHKVPAALVAVTGATVTASLTGLTLPKVDLPSWSSHALAGLPEGPVLGLAAAVLTITLVCSVQSLLGAVAVDKLVASRPDLVAPRPGQPARVSRSNLDCELLGQGAANVVSGTLGGLPVAGVAVRSSANVQAGAVSRNSTMLHGVFVVVAALLMVPILELIPLASLAALVMAVGIQMVSLHHIRTVTRHREVLVYAVTTLGVVLFGVLEGVALGIAMAVTVALHRLTRTRITHDEKEGVHHVHVRGQLTFLAVPRLSRTLHLVPQGADVVVELDGSFMDHAAYESLQDWQNTHTAHGGSVELIGRRAGVRIGEPTGPVGLHLDAGTSTAESADCRCHPWTPWRNHQCEIPESVTSQDGRPGEARATASGDGETDRTGDTPFDTDASSTTGELDTVGESGGVDGPTGSGRPGGSRADGSGGAEGSRPSSHQLARGISAFQRNTAPLMRSELARLAREGQQPSQLFLTCADSRVVTSMITSSGPGDLFVVRNVGNLVPLPGQESGDDSVAAAIEYAVDVLQVRSITVCGHSGCGAMQALLNSEPGGPQTPLRRWLRHGLPSLERMSDESRPWARLAGRAPADAVEQLCLTNVVQQLEHLRAHESVAQALRAGALELHGMYFHVGEAQAYLLGEGDEDEVFDDVGVADLSA is encoded by the coding sequence ATGTCTGCCTGCACCCCCACCCGCGCCGACGACCCACGTCGAGAGACGCGCATCCACGAGCCCCACAGCCCGCCCCCGGCCCGGCCACGCCGCTACCGCATCGCGGGCGCCGACCTATCGGCATCGATCGCGGTCTTCCTGATCGCGCTCCCCCTGTCCCTCGGCATCGCCCTGGCCACCGGCGCACCCCTCCAGGCCGGCCTGGTCGCCGCCGCCGTCGGGGGAATCGTCGCCGGATGGCTCGGCGGCTCCCCCCTCCAGGTCAGCGGCCCCGCCGCCGGGCTCACCGTCGTCACCGCCGACCTCATCCACCGCTACGGCTGGCGGACGACCTGCGCCATCACCGTCCTGGCCGGCCTCGCCCAACTGGGCCTGGGCTGCCTGCGCGTGGCCCGCAGCGCCCTCGCCGTCAGCCCCGCCATCGTGCACGGCATGCTCGCCGGCATCGGCGTCACCATCGCCGTGGCGCAGCTGCACATCGTCCTGGGCAGCACCCCGCAGAGCGCGGTCCTCGACAACCTCCGGGCGTTGCCCGCCCAGTTGGCGAACGTGCACCCGGCCGCCGTGTCGATGAGCGCGCTGACGCTGGCCCTGCTGCTGCTCTGGCCGCGGATCCCCGGCCGCGTCGGACGCCTCCTGCACAAGGTCCCCGCCGCACTCGTCGCCGTCACCGGCGCCACCGTCACCGCCTCGCTCACCGGGCTCACCCTGCCCAAGGTCGACCTGCCGTCCTGGAGCAGCCACGCCCTGGCCGGGCTCCCCGAGGGCCCGGTGCTCGGGCTCGCCGCCGCCGTGCTCACCATCACGCTGGTGTGCAGCGTGCAGTCACTGCTCGGCGCGGTCGCGGTGGACAAGCTGGTCGCCTCGCGCCCCGATCTGGTCGCCCCCCGCCCCGGCCAGCCCGCTCGCGTCAGCCGCTCCAATCTGGACTGCGAACTGCTCGGACAGGGCGCCGCGAACGTCGTCTCGGGCACGCTCGGAGGACTGCCCGTGGCCGGTGTGGCGGTGCGAAGTTCGGCGAATGTGCAAGCCGGTGCCGTGAGCCGGAACTCCACGATGCTGCACGGCGTTTTCGTAGTAGTCGCCGCACTGCTGATGGTCCCGATTCTGGAGCTCATCCCGCTGGCCTCACTCGCCGCCCTGGTGATGGCCGTCGGCATCCAGATGGTGTCCCTGCACCACATCCGCACGGTGACCCGCCACCGAGAGGTGCTGGTGTACGCCGTCACCACCCTCGGCGTGGTGCTCTTCGGCGTCCTGGAGGGCGTGGCGCTGGGGATCGCCATGGCCGTCACCGTCGCCCTGCACCGCCTCACCCGCACCCGGATCACACATGACGAGAAGGAAGGAGTCCATCACGTACATGTACGAGGACAGTTGACGTTCCTCGCGGTGCCACGGCTCAGCCGGACCCTGCATCTCGTACCCCAAGGCGCCGACGTCGTCGTGGAGTTGGACGGGTCGTTCATGGACCACGCGGCGTACGAGTCACTGCAGGACTGGCAGAACACGCACACCGCGCACGGCGGCTCCGTCGAGCTGATCGGCCGCAGGGCCGGGGTCCGGATCGGCGAGCCGACGGGACCGGTCGGCCTCCATCTCGACGCCGGGACGAGCACGGCCGAGTCGGCCGACTGCCGGTGCCACCCCTGGACGCCCTGGCGCAACCACCAGTGCGAGATCCCGGAGTCCGTCACATCCCAGGACGGACGCCCCGGCGAGGCGCGGGCGACCGCGTCCGGCGACGGCGAGACCGACAGGACCGGCGACACGCCCTTCGACACCGACGCCTCCAGCACCACGGGCGAGCTGGACACGGTAGGCGAGTCCGGCGGAGTCGACGGGCCCACCGGGTCCGGCCGCCCCGGCGGTAGCAGAGCCGACGGGTCCGGCGGAGCCGAGGGGAGCCGACCGAGCTCGCATCAACTGGCCCGCGGCATCAGCGCGTTCCAGCGCAACACCGCGCCGCTGATGCGGAGCGAGCTGGCGCGGCTGGCGCGGGAGGGGCAGCAGCCTTCCCAGCTGTTCCTGACCTGCGCAGACTCGCGGGTGGTCACGTCGATGATTACCTCCAGTGGTCCGGGCGACCTGTTCGTGGTGCGCAACGTCGGCAACCTCGTTCCGCTGCCCGGCCAGGAGAGCGGGGACGACTCGGTGGCGGCGGCGATCGAGTACGCGGTGGACGTGCTGCAGGTGCGGTCCATCACGGTGTGCGGGCACTCCGGGTGCGGGGCCATGCAGGCGCTGCTCAACTCCGAGCCCGGTGGTCCGCAGACCCCGCTGCGGCGGTGGCTGCGGCACGGGCTGCCGAGCCTGGAGCGGATGTCCGACGAGAGCCGGCCCTGGGCCAGACTCGCAGGGCGGGCGCCGGCCGACGCGGTCGAGCAGCTCTGCCTGACCAACGTGGTCCAGCAGTTGGAGCACCTGCGGGCCCACGAGTCCGTGGCCCAGGCCCTGCGGGCGGGGGCGCTGGAGCTGCACGGGATGTACTTCCACGTGGGCGAGGCACAGGCGTACCTGCTCGGGGAGGGGGACGAGGACGAGGTGTTCGACGACGTGGGAGTGGCGGATCTGTCGGCGTGA
- a CDS encoding ATP-binding protein, whose product MKIAFVGKGGSGKTTLSSLFVRHLAATGAPVLAVDADINQHLGAALGLDEGEAAALPAMGERLPLIKDYLRGSNPRIASAQTMIKTTPPGEGSRLLRVRENNPVYDACARPVELDGDAVRLMVTGPFTDSDLGVACYHSKTGAVELFLNHLVDGPDEYVVVDMTAGSDSFASGMFTRFDITFLVAEPTRKGVSVYRQYKEYARDFGVVLKVVGNKVQGQDDLDFLRAEVGDDLLATVGHSDWVRAMEKDRPPRFELLEDAGHLALRRLRTAVDATYELRDWERYTRQMVHFHLKNARSWGNERTGADLTAQIDPGFVLGEVRGEVRGESVTGLREGNSPLTPTA is encoded by the coding sequence ATGAAAATTGCTTTCGTCGGGAAGGGCGGCAGCGGCAAGACCACCCTGTCCTCCCTGTTCGTCCGCCACCTCGCCGCCACCGGCGCGCCGGTCCTCGCCGTCGACGCCGACATCAACCAGCATCTGGGAGCCGCGCTCGGCCTCGACGAGGGGGAGGCCGCCGCACTGCCCGCGATGGGTGAGCGGCTGCCGCTGATCAAGGACTACCTGCGCGGCTCCAATCCGCGGATCGCCTCCGCCCAGACGATGATCAAGACGACGCCGCCCGGCGAGGGTTCGCGGCTGCTGCGGGTGCGCGAGAACAATCCGGTGTACGACGCCTGCGCCCGGCCGGTGGAACTCGACGGCGACGCCGTCCGTTTGATGGTCACCGGCCCCTTCACGGACTCCGATCTGGGAGTCGCCTGCTACCACTCCAAGACGGGGGCGGTGGAGCTGTTCCTGAACCACCTGGTGGACGGCCCCGACGAGTACGTCGTGGTCGACATGACGGCGGGCTCGGACTCCTTCGCCTCCGGCATGTTCACCCGCTTCGACATCACGTTCCTCGTCGCCGAGCCGACCCGGAAGGGGGTCTCCGTCTATCGCCAGTACAAGGAGTACGCCCGCGACTTCGGAGTCGTCCTGAAGGTCGTCGGCAACAAGGTGCAGGGACAGGACGACCTCGACTTCCTCCGCGCCGAGGTCGGGGACGACCTGCTGGCGACCGTCGGGCACTCGGACTGGGTGCGCGCCATGGAGAAGGACCGCCCGCCCCGGTTCGAGCTCCTGGAGGACGCGGGCCACCTCGCCCTGCGCCGGCTGCGCACGGCCGTGGACGCGACGTACGAGCTGCGGGACTGGGAGCGCTACACGCGCCAGATGGTGCACTTCCATCTGAAGAACGCCCGGTCCTGGGGAAACGAACGCACCGGGGCCGACCTGACGGCTCAGATCGACCCCGGGTTCGTGCTCGGTGAGGTACGCGGTGAGGTGCGCGGCGAGAGCGTCACCGGCCTGCGTGAGGGCAACTCGCCTCTGACTCCTACCGCTTGA